From Ramlibacter tataouinensis, the proteins below share one genomic window:
- a CDS encoding DUF3619 family protein: MNATQLEPQDRIARQITARLAAGTAELPYEISERLRAARQQALGRRKRVSALRTAAAVSASGGAAVLTLGDEPQSWWSRLASVLPIIALAAGLIVVHSLENDRRASEVAEVDTALLTDDLPPDAYADPGFIQFLKQSGQE; the protein is encoded by the coding sequence ATGAACGCCACCCAGCTCGAACCCCAGGACCGAATCGCCCGGCAGATCACTGCCCGACTGGCGGCCGGCACTGCCGAGCTGCCCTACGAGATCAGCGAGCGCCTGCGCGCCGCCCGCCAGCAGGCGCTGGGCCGCCGCAAGCGCGTCTCGGCCCTGCGCACGGCCGCCGCAGTGTCCGCCTCCGGCGGCGCTGCCGTCCTGACGCTGGGCGATGAACCCCAGTCGTGGTGGAGCCGCCTGGCTTCGGTCCTGCCCATCATCGCGCTGGCCGCCGGCCTGATCGTGGTTCATAGCCTCGAAAACGATCGCCGGGCCAGCGAAGTGGCCGAGGTGGATACCGCGCTGCTGACCGACGACCTCCCGCCCGACGCCTACGCCGACCCCGGTTTCATCCAGTTCCTCAAGCAGTCCGGCCAGGAATGA
- a CDS encoding diacylglycerol kinase, which produces MSAPEAVSPAERQKLRTGLDRMWHAAVFSLSGLRAGWDETAFRQEAIAALVLLPASFWLGRSWVEVALLAGSVLLVLMVELLNTAVETAIDRIGPEWHALSKRAKDMGSAAVLLALLLCGGIWAAALYQRFMA; this is translated from the coding sequence ATGTCCGCTCCTGAAGCCGTCTCTCCCGCCGAACGACAGAAACTGCGCACCGGACTCGACCGGATGTGGCATGCAGCCGTCTTCTCGCTGTCAGGGCTGCGCGCCGGCTGGGACGAAACCGCGTTCCGGCAGGAAGCCATTGCCGCCCTGGTGCTGCTGCCGGCTTCCTTCTGGCTGGGCCGCAGCTGGGTGGAGGTGGCGCTGCTGGCCGGCTCGGTGCTGCTGGTGCTGATGGTGGAGCTGCTGAACACCGCCGTGGAGACCGCCATCGACCGCATCGGCCCCGAATGGCATGCGCTTTCCAAGCGCGCCAAGGACATGGGCAGCGCGGCCGTCCTGCTGGCGCTGTTGCTGTGCGGCGGCATCTGGGCCGCGGCGCTCTATCAGAGGTTCATGGCATGA
- a CDS encoding RDD family protein: MTPSLPRRLACMLYESMLLFGIAFGAGLVFSIAGQMKASMGPLRPYLLALVVIVFGMYFSWCWSKGQTLAMRTWKIRVVDRSGRPPRPPRALLRYVCSWIWVLPPLAFVAPLKLSPAGITAALLGWMAFWALLSYAHPQRQFWHDAVAGTRLVSAEG, encoded by the coding sequence GTGACCCCGAGCCTGCCGCGGCGCCTGGCCTGCATGCTCTACGAGAGCATGCTTCTTTTCGGCATCGCCTTCGGCGCCGGCCTGGTCTTCAGCATTGCCGGCCAGATGAAGGCCAGCATGGGTCCGCTGCGGCCCTACCTGCTTGCGCTGGTGGTGATCGTGTTCGGCATGTACTTCAGCTGGTGCTGGAGCAAGGGCCAGACGCTGGCGATGCGCACCTGGAAGATCCGCGTGGTGGACCGGTCGGGGCGGCCGCCGCGCCCCCCTCGTGCCTTGCTGCGCTACGTCTGCAGCTGGATCTGGGTGCTGCCGCCGCTCGCCTTCGTCGCGCCGCTGAAGCTGTCGCCCGCGGGCATCACCGCGGCCCTGCTGGGCTGGATGGCTTTCTGGGCGCTTCTGAGCTACGCCCACCCGCAGCGCCAGTTCTGGCATGACGCCGTCGCCGGTACCCGGCTGGTCAGCGCCGAGGGCTGA
- a CDS encoding DUF3106 domain-containing protein — protein sequence MKPALAAARLAAPHMAAAVAVAAVLLAPVVIAQSQPEVTAIPAIVAPASAPADPASAAPQPVPHPAPSAATASSAAAHPAIVAQAAARASAPRAVASGAKANGKAVVTGPLWRELNPGQHQALAPLAGTWNTLNEAQKRKWLALSASYPKLAATEQQKLHSRMVEWVALSPQQRAQARLNFGETQKIAPDEKKAKWEAYQALSPEEKRKLAAGATKPPSTAAAVKPVAPEKLATVPKPHARPDTKTPRIAASPELVDVHTLLPQPSQPQQAPPPPQAPPPAQQQPPANVGGPN from the coding sequence ATGAAGCCGGCACTTGCAGCAGCCAGGTTGGCCGCGCCCCACATGGCGGCCGCGGTGGCCGTGGCGGCGGTGCTGCTGGCACCTGTCGTGATCGCCCAATCGCAGCCGGAAGTCACCGCCATCCCGGCCATCGTGGCCCCGGCGTCGGCGCCCGCCGACCCGGCCTCCGCCGCTCCCCAGCCTGTCCCCCACCCAGCCCCGTCTGCCGCCACGGCGTCATCCGCGGCCGCGCACCCGGCGATCGTCGCTCAGGCGGCCGCACGCGCCTCCGCGCCGCGCGCAGTGGCCTCGGGCGCCAAGGCCAACGGCAAGGCTGTCGTGACCGGCCCCCTCTGGCGCGAGCTCAATCCCGGCCAGCACCAGGCGCTGGCGCCACTGGCGGGCACCTGGAACACCCTGAACGAGGCGCAGAAGCGCAAATGGCTGGCGCTGTCGGCCAGCTACCCCAAGCTGGCCGCCACCGAGCAGCAGAAGCTGCACAGCCGGATGGTGGAGTGGGTGGCGCTCAGTCCCCAGCAGCGCGCCCAGGCGCGCCTGAACTTCGGCGAGACCCAAAAGATCGCACCGGACGAGAAGAAGGCCAAGTGGGAGGCCTACCAGGCCCTGTCGCCGGAGGAAAAGCGCAAGCTGGCGGCCGGTGCCACCAAGCCGCCCAGCACCGCGGCCGCCGTCAAGCCCGTGGCGCCCGAGAAGCTGGCGACCGTGCCCAAGCCGCACGCCCGCCCGGACACCAAGACCCCCCGCATCGCGGCCTCGCCGGAGCTGGTGGATGTCCACACGCTGCTTCCGCAGCCTTCGCAACCGCAGCAAGCTCCGCCGCCGCCACAGGCTCCGCCGCCTGCGCAACAACAGCCGCCCGCAAACGTCGGCGGGCCGAACTAG
- a CDS encoding TIGR00730 family Rossman fold protein, protein MTPAFSLCVYCGSRTGRVQEFKDLAVELGRWIGERGGQLVYGGGNAGLMGLVADATLAAGGTVIGVIPQALVEREHAKRDCTQLFVVDNMHERKRLMAEHSEAFLALPGGIGTLEEFFEVWTWRQLGYHDKPIGLLNANGYYDPLLAFLHAGIQAEFMSDWLMDLIRVGDRVDTLVPQLLQAGKLSAGVTDLSEI, encoded by the coding sequence ATGACCCCCGCCTTCTCGCTGTGCGTGTACTGCGGCTCGCGCACCGGCCGCGTGCAGGAATTCAAGGATCTCGCGGTGGAACTTGGCCGCTGGATCGGCGAGCGCGGCGGCCAGCTCGTCTATGGCGGCGGCAATGCGGGGCTGATGGGGCTGGTGGCCGACGCCACGCTCGCGGCCGGCGGCACCGTCATCGGCGTGATTCCGCAGGCGCTGGTCGAGCGCGAACACGCCAAGCGCGATTGCACGCAGCTGTTCGTGGTGGACAACATGCACGAGCGCAAGCGACTGATGGCCGAGCACTCGGAAGCCTTCCTGGCCCTGCCGGGCGGAATCGGCACGCTGGAAGAGTTCTTCGAGGTCTGGACCTGGCGCCAGTTGGGCTACCACGACAAGCCCATCGGCCTGCTCAATGCCAATGGCTACTACGACCCGCTGCTGGCCTTCCTCCACGCGGGCATCCAGGCCGAGTTCATGAGCGACTGGCTGATGGACCTGATCCGCGTGGGCGACCGCGTGGACACCCTGGTGCCTCAGCTCCTGCAGGCCGGCAAGCTGTCGGCCGGCGTCACCGACCTGTCGGAGATCTAG
- the pssA gene encoding CDP-diacylglycerol--serine O-phosphatidyltransferase codes for MHDGQESEPIPAEEGVVVRKRRKGIYILPNLFTLAALFGGFYAIVMAMGGRFDLAGIGIFCAMVLDSLDGRVARMTNTQSAFGEQMDSLSDMVSFGAAPALVSYEWALRGLGRWGWFAAFVYCACAALRLARFNVNTGVVDKRYFQGLPSPAAAALVAGFIWLMNDQGWKGAELEWVTFGLTLYAGLTMVTNVPFYSFKDVRMKQSVPFVVIVLIALAIAVINIHPPIVLFALFVVYGLSGYVLYAWRKAKGHPTSVISTSTDEPDERGLHR; via the coding sequence ATGCACGACGGCCAAGAATCCGAACCCATCCCCGCTGAAGAAGGCGTCGTCGTCCGCAAGCGCCGCAAGGGCATCTACATCCTCCCGAACCTGTTCACGCTCGCGGCCCTGTTCGGCGGCTTCTACGCGATCGTGATGGCGATGGGCGGCCGGTTCGACCTGGCGGGCATCGGCATCTTCTGCGCGATGGTGCTGGACAGCCTGGACGGGCGGGTTGCCCGCATGACCAACACCCAGAGCGCCTTCGGCGAGCAGATGGATTCGCTGTCGGACATGGTGTCCTTCGGCGCGGCCCCCGCGCTGGTGTCCTACGAATGGGCGCTCCGGGGCCTGGGGCGCTGGGGCTGGTTCGCCGCCTTCGTCTACTGCGCCTGCGCCGCGCTGCGGCTGGCGCGCTTCAACGTGAACACCGGCGTGGTCGACAAGCGCTACTTCCAAGGCCTGCCTTCACCGGCGGCCGCGGCGCTGGTCGCCGGCTTCATCTGGCTCATGAACGACCAGGGCTGGAAGGGCGCCGAGCTCGAGTGGGTGACGTTCGGCCTGACGCTGTACGCCGGGCTGACCATGGTGACCAACGTGCCGTTCTACAGCTTCAAGGACGTGCGGATGAAGCAGAGCGTGCCCTTCGTGGTGATCGTGCTGATCGCGCTGGCCATTGCCGTGATCAACATTCACCCGCCCATCGTGCTGTTCGCCCTGTTCGTCGTGTATGGCCTCAGCGGCTATGTGCTGTATGCCTGGCGCAAGGCCAAGGGCCACCCGACCAGCGTGATCAGCACCTCCACCGACGAGCCGGACGAGCGCGGCCTGCACCGCTAG
- a CDS encoding acetolactate synthase 3 catalytic subunit → MEISKAELSSAAAASNGQNASQPQELRGAEILVKALQAEGVKYVWGYPGGAVLHIYDAFYKQDTIQHVLVRHEQAAVHAADGYARATGDVGVALVTSGPGVTNAVTGIATAYMDSIPMVIVTGQVPVPAIGLDAFQECDTVGITRPIVKHNFLVKDVRQMAEVMKKAFHIARSGRPGPVVVDIPKDVSFNKTAYTGYPDKVEMRSYNPARKGHGGQIRKALQLLMAAKRPYIYTGGGVILGNATQELRQLVDMLGYPCTNTLMGLGAYPASDPKFLGMLGMHGTIEANNAMQNCDVLLAVGARFDDRVIGNPKHFAQNERKIVHIDIDPSSISKRVKVDIPIVGDVKEVLTELIAMIKESGQKPDAAALAAWWESIDGWRKRDCLKYDRKNTEVIKPQHVIETLWNMTKDSDTYITSDVGQHQMWAAQFYKFNEPRRWINSGGLGTMGVGIPYAMGIKLAKPDSEVFCITGEGSVQMCIQELSTCLQYNTPIKVISLNNRYLGMVRQWQELDYEGRYSHSYMDALPNFVKLAEAYGHVGMLIEHPRDVEPALREARKLKDRTVFMDFRTDPTENVFPMVKAGKGITEMLLGSEDL, encoded by the coding sequence ATGGAAATCTCGAAGGCGGAGTTGAGCTCCGCGGCAGCCGCATCGAACGGCCAGAACGCATCCCAACCCCAGGAACTGCGCGGCGCGGAAATCCTCGTCAAGGCGCTGCAGGCCGAAGGCGTCAAGTACGTCTGGGGCTATCCCGGCGGCGCGGTGCTGCACATCTACGACGCGTTCTACAAGCAGGACACGATCCAGCACGTGCTGGTGCGCCACGAGCAGGCGGCCGTCCACGCCGCCGACGGCTATGCGCGCGCCACCGGCGATGTCGGCGTCGCGCTGGTCACCTCGGGGCCCGGCGTCACCAACGCCGTGACCGGCATTGCCACCGCCTACATGGACAGCATCCCCATGGTGATCGTTACCGGCCAGGTGCCGGTGCCGGCCATTGGCCTGGATGCCTTTCAGGAGTGCGACACCGTCGGCATCACGCGCCCCATCGTCAAGCACAACTTCCTGGTCAAGGACGTGCGCCAGATGGCCGAGGTGATGAAGAAGGCCTTCCACATCGCCCGCAGCGGCCGGCCCGGCCCGGTGGTGGTCGACATCCCGAAGGATGTCTCCTTCAACAAGACGGCCTACACCGGCTATCCCGACAAGGTCGAGATGCGCTCGTACAACCCGGCGCGCAAGGGCCACGGCGGTCAGATCCGCAAGGCGCTGCAACTCCTGATGGCAGCCAAGCGCCCGTACATCTACACCGGCGGCGGCGTGATCCTGGGCAACGCCACGCAGGAGCTGCGCCAGCTGGTGGACATGCTGGGCTACCCCTGTACCAACACGCTCATGGGCCTGGGCGCCTATCCGGCCTCGGACCCCAAGTTCCTCGGCATGCTGGGCATGCACGGCACCATCGAAGCCAACAACGCCATGCAGAACTGCGACGTGCTGCTGGCCGTGGGCGCGCGCTTCGACGACCGGGTGATCGGCAACCCCAAGCACTTCGCGCAGAACGAGCGCAAGATCGTCCACATCGACATCGACCCTTCCAGCATCTCCAAGCGGGTGAAGGTCGATATCCCGATCGTGGGCGACGTGAAGGAGGTGCTCACCGAACTGATCGCCATGATCAAGGAGTCGGGGCAGAAGCCCGACGCCGCGGCGCTGGCCGCCTGGTGGGAGAGCATCGACGGCTGGCGCAAGCGCGACTGCCTGAAGTACGACCGCAAGAACACCGAGGTGATCAAGCCGCAGCACGTGATCGAGACGCTGTGGAACATGACCAAGGACTCGGACACCTACATCACGTCCGACGTCGGCCAGCACCAGATGTGGGCGGCGCAGTTCTACAAGTTCAACGAGCCGCGGCGCTGGATCAACTCCGGCGGCCTGGGCACGATGGGCGTGGGCATTCCCTATGCCATGGGCATCAAGCTGGCCAAGCCCGACAGCGAAGTGTTCTGCATCACCGGCGAAGGCTCGGTGCAGATGTGCATCCAGGAGCTTTCCACCTGCCTGCAGTACAACACGCCGATCAAGGTCATCTCGCTGAACAACCGTTACCTGGGCATGGTGCGGCAGTGGCAGGAGCTGGACTACGAAGGCCGCTACAGCCACAGCTACATGGATGCGCTGCCGAACTTCGTGAAGCTGGCCGAGGCCTATGGGCACGTCGGCATGCTGATCGAGCATCCGCGCGACGTGGAGCCGGCGCTGCGCGAAGCGCGCAAGCTCAAGGACCGCACGGTCTTCATGGATTTCCGCACTGACCCCACCGAGAACGTGTTCCCGATGGTCAAGGCGGGAAAGGGCATCACCGAGATGCTGCTGGGGTCGGAAGACCTATAA
- the ilvC gene encoding ketol-acid reductoisomerase, producing MKVYYDKDCDLSLIKGKTVAIIGYGSQGHAHAQNLNDSGVKVVVGLRRGGASWPKVEKAGLKVAEVAEAVKSADVVMILLPDEQIASVYQNDVEPNIKQGASLAFAHGFNVHYGQVVPRADLDVWMVAPKAPGHTVRNTYTQGGGVPHLVAVHQDKSGKARDLALSYAMANGGGKAGIIETNFREETETDLFGEQAVLCGGTVELIKAGYETLVEAGYAPEMAYFECLHELKLIVDLIYEGGIANMNYSISNNAEYGEYVTGPRIVTEETKKAMRQALKDIQTGEYAKSFIIENRAGAPTLQSRRRLTAEHSIEVVGEQLRAMMPWIKKNKLVDQSRN from the coding sequence ATGAAGGTTTATTACGACAAGGACTGTGACCTGAGCCTGATCAAGGGCAAGACGGTGGCGATCATCGGCTACGGCTCGCAGGGCCATGCGCACGCGCAGAACCTCAACGACAGCGGCGTCAAGGTGGTGGTGGGGCTGCGCCGCGGCGGCGCCTCCTGGCCGAAGGTGGAGAAGGCCGGGCTGAAGGTGGCCGAGGTGGCCGAGGCGGTGAAGTCGGCCGACGTGGTGATGATCCTGCTGCCCGACGAGCAGATCGCCTCGGTCTACCAGAACGACGTGGAGCCCAACATCAAACAGGGCGCCTCGCTGGCGTTCGCGCACGGCTTCAACGTGCACTACGGCCAGGTCGTGCCGCGCGCCGACCTGGACGTGTGGATGGTGGCGCCCAAGGCGCCGGGCCACACGGTGCGCAACACCTACACCCAGGGCGGAGGCGTGCCGCACCTGGTGGCGGTGCACCAGGACAAGAGCGGCAAGGCGCGCGACCTGGCTCTGTCCTACGCGATGGCCAACGGCGGGGGCAAGGCCGGCATCATCGAGACGAACTTCCGCGAAGAGACCGAGACCGACCTGTTCGGCGAGCAGGCGGTGCTGTGCGGGGGCACGGTGGAGCTGATCAAGGCCGGCTACGAGACGCTGGTGGAGGCGGGCTACGCGCCGGAGATGGCGTACTTCGAGTGCCTGCACGAGCTCAAGCTGATCGTGGACCTGATCTACGAGGGCGGCATCGCCAACATGAACTACTCGATCTCCAACAACGCGGAGTACGGCGAGTACGTCACGGGCCCGAGGATCGTCACCGAAGAGACCAAGAAGGCGATGCGCCAGGCGCTCAAGGACATCCAGACGGGCGAGTACGCCAAGAGCTTCATCATCGAGAACCGCGCCGGGGCGCCGACGCTGCAGTCGCGCCGCCGCCTGACCGCCGAGCACTCGATCGAGGTGGTGGGCGAGCAGCTGCGCGCCATGATGCCCTGGATCAAGAAGAACAAGCTGGTCGACCAGAGCCGCAACTGA
- a CDS encoding P-II family nitrogen regulator, translating into MKQITAIVKPFKLEEVREGLAECGVTGLTVTEVKGFGRQKGHTELYRGAEYVVDFLPKVKVEVVVKDDDVDRCVDAIVKAARTGKIGDGKIFVTTVERVVRIRTGEVDESAV; encoded by the coding sequence ATGAAACAAATCACCGCCATCGTCAAACCCTTCAAGCTCGAGGAGGTGCGCGAAGGCCTGGCCGAATGCGGCGTCACCGGGCTGACGGTGACGGAAGTCAAGGGCTTCGGGCGCCAGAAAGGGCACACCGAGCTGTACCGCGGCGCCGAGTACGTGGTGGACTTCCTGCCCAAGGTCAAGGTGGAGGTCGTGGTCAAGGACGACGACGTGGACCGCTGCGTCGATGCCATCGTCAAGGCCGCCCGCACCGGCAAGATCGGCGACGGCAAGATCTTCGTGACCACGGTGGAGCGCGTGGTGCGCATCCGCACCGGCGAGGTCGACGAGTCGGCGGTCTGA
- the ilvN gene encoding acetolactate synthase small subunit — protein sequence MKHIIAVLLENEPGALSRVVGLFSARGYNIESLTVAPTEDPSLSRMTIQTTGSDDVIEQITKHLNRLIEVVKVVDLTEGAYTERELMMVKVRAVGKEREEMKRMADIFRGRIIDVTEKSYTIELTGDQSKNDAFLEAIDRTAILETVRTGSSGIGRGERILRV from the coding sequence ATGAAACACATCATCGCGGTGCTGCTCGAGAATGAACCGGGCGCGCTTTCCCGAGTCGTGGGCCTGTTCTCGGCCCGCGGCTACAACATCGAATCGCTCACCGTGGCGCCGACGGAGGACCCGTCGCTGTCGCGGATGACCATCCAGACCACGGGTTCGGACGACGTCATCGAGCAGATCACCAAGCACCTCAACCGCCTGATCGAAGTGGTGAAGGTGGTCGACCTGACCGAGGGTGCCTACACCGAGCGCGAGCTCATGATGGTGAAGGTGCGCGCCGTCGGCAAGGAACGCGAGGAGATGAAGCGCATGGCCGACATCTTCCGCGGCCGCATCATCGACGTCACGGAAAAGAGCTACACCATCGAGCTCACCGGCGACCAGTCGAAGAACGACGCCTTCCTCGAGGCGATCGACCGCACCGCCATTCTCGAGACCGTGCGCACCGGCTCCAGCGGCATCGGTCGCGGTGAGCGGATCCTGCGCGTCTGA
- the leuA gene encoding 2-isopropylmalate synthase, with amino-acid sequence MLKNPASKYRPFAPVGLKDRTWPDTVLGKPPIWCSVDLRDGNQALIEPMDIARKLRMFEALVDIGFKEIEVGFPSASQVEWDFVRKLIEEDRIPQDVTIQVLTQAREELIRRTFESLRGARRAIVHLYNATAPVMRRVVLGLDEDGIVQLASGQARLFKELAAQQPGTEWVFQYSPEMFSGTELPFAKRVVDAVTEVWQPTPQRKCIINLPSTVEHSTPNIFADMIEWMHRNLARRDSIVLSVHPHNDRGTGTAAGEFAVMAGADRLEGCLFGNGERTGNLDLVNVALNLYSQGVDPGLDFSDIDEIRRTVEHCNQIPVHPRHPYVGDLVYTSFSGSHQDAIKKAFAARKEGELWDMPYLPLDPKDLGRSYEAVIRVNSQSGKGGISYLLESEYGLELPRRLQIEFSQVVQGVMDASGKELTAPDLWELFEREYGLASVATLQHQVLEEQRGSAGSLVTLEAEVQVAGRSFRLKGAGNGPIDAFVEGLAQATGQGIRVLDYHEHAIASGADARAVAYLELRVGDRTLFGVGMDANIVSASLKAIVSGLQRATARTEESQCQTS; translated from the coding sequence ATGTTGAAGAACCCCGCCAGCAAGTACCGCCCGTTCGCCCCGGTCGGCCTGAAGGACCGCACCTGGCCGGACACCGTGCTGGGCAAGCCGCCCATCTGGTGCAGCGTGGACCTGCGCGACGGCAACCAGGCGCTGATCGAGCCCATGGACATCGCGCGCAAGCTGCGGATGTTCGAGGCGCTGGTGGACATCGGGTTCAAGGAGATCGAGGTCGGCTTCCCGTCGGCGTCGCAGGTCGAATGGGACTTCGTGCGCAAGCTGATCGAAGAGGACCGCATCCCGCAAGACGTCACCATCCAGGTGCTGACGCAAGCGCGCGAGGAACTGATCCGCCGCACTTTCGAGTCGCTGCGCGGCGCGCGCCGGGCCATCGTCCACCTGTACAACGCCACCGCCCCGGTGATGCGCCGCGTGGTGCTGGGGCTCGATGAAGACGGCATCGTGCAACTGGCGAGCGGCCAGGCCCGGCTCTTCAAGGAGCTGGCGGCGCAGCAGCCGGGGACGGAATGGGTGTTCCAGTACTCGCCCGAGATGTTCTCCGGCACCGAGCTGCCCTTCGCCAAGCGCGTGGTCGATGCCGTCACCGAGGTGTGGCAGCCGACGCCGCAGCGCAAGTGCATCATCAACCTGCCATCCACCGTCGAGCATTCCACGCCCAACATCTTTGCCGACATGATCGAGTGGATGCACCGGAACCTGGCGCGCCGCGATTCGATCGTGCTTTCGGTGCATCCGCACAACGACCGCGGCACCGGCACGGCGGCCGGCGAGTTCGCCGTGATGGCGGGCGCCGACCGGCTGGAGGGCTGCCTGTTCGGCAACGGCGAGCGCACCGGCAACCTCGACCTGGTGAACGTCGCGCTCAATCTCTACAGCCAGGGCGTGGACCCGGGCCTTGACTTCTCCGACATCGACGAGATCCGCCGCACGGTGGAACACTGCAACCAGATCCCGGTGCATCCGCGGCATCCCTACGTCGGCGACCTGGTCTACACCTCGTTCTCCGGCTCGCACCAGGATGCGATCAAGAAGGCCTTCGCCGCGCGCAAGGAGGGCGAGCTCTGGGACATGCCCTACCTGCCGCTGGACCCCAAGGACCTGGGCCGCAGCTACGAGGCGGTGATCCGGGTCAACAGCCAATCGGGCAAGGGCGGCATCTCCTACCTGCTCGAATCCGAGTACGGCCTGGAACTGCCGCGCCGCCTGCAGATCGAGTTCAGCCAGGTGGTGCAGGGCGTCATGGACGCCAGTGGCAAGGAGCTGACGGCGCCGGACCTGTGGGAGCTGTTCGAGCGCGAATACGGGCTGGCCAGCGTCGCCACCCTGCAGCACCAGGTGCTCGAGGAGCAGCGCGGCTCGGCCGGCTCGCTGGTGACGCTGGAGGCAGAGGTCCAGGTGGCGGGCCGCAGCTTCCGGCTGAAGGGCGCGGGCAACGGCCCGATCGACGCCTTCGTCGAGGGCCTGGCCCAGGCGACCGGCCAGGGCATCCGTGTGCTCGACTACCATGAGCACGCCATCGCTTCCGGCGCCGATGCGCGGGCCGTGGCCTACCTCGAGCTTCGGGTTGGCGACCGCACCTTGTTCGGCGTGGGCATGGATGCAAACATCGTCTCGGCGTCGCTCAAGGCCATCGTGTCCGGCCTGCAGCGCGCCACGGCGAG
- a CDS encoding RNA polymerase sigma factor, with the protein MATEQELSDFLKSVEKRAFKRSLYHVRDEEAALDIVQDSMMKLAEHYGDKPPQELPMLFQRILSNCTLDWFRRQKTRNALFSNMSDFESAGDDGEFDLLETFAFEEGSHQAESAEDTTRRAQILREIETEIQELPARQREAFLMRYWEDMDVAETAAAMGCSEGSVKTHCSRAVQALSKALKAKGIQL; encoded by the coding sequence TTGGCAACCGAACAAGAACTGTCCGATTTCCTCAAGAGCGTCGAGAAGCGGGCGTTCAAGCGCTCCCTCTACCACGTGCGCGACGAGGAAGCGGCGCTGGACATCGTGCAGGACAGCATGATGAAGCTGGCCGAGCACTACGGCGACAAGCCGCCGCAGGAACTTCCGATGCTGTTCCAGCGAATACTGTCCAACTGCACCCTGGACTGGTTCCGGCGCCAAAAGACGCGCAATGCCCTGTTTTCGAACATGAGCGACTTCGAGTCCGCCGGCGACGACGGCGAATTCGACCTCCTGGAAACTTTTGCGTTCGAGGAAGGCTCTCATCAGGCGGAAAGCGCCGAGGACACGACACGGCGGGCACAGATCCTGCGGGAGATCGAAACCGAGATCCAGGAACTGCCGGCCCGTCAACGAGAAGCCTTCCTGATGCGTTACTGGGAAGACATGGACGTGGCCGAAACGGCGGCGGCCATGGGCTGTTCGGAAGGCAGTGTCAAGACGCACTGTTCCCGCGCGGTCCAGGCCCTCAGCAAAGCACTGAAGGCAAAGGGAATACAACTATGA